A section of the Chryseobacterium scophthalmum genome encodes:
- a CDS encoding WG repeat-containing protein, protein MKKILLAILLMPMLSFSQEKEVLKYFKSKDSLVGVKNQNGKIIVPAQFRVFSYLEDGELVKGETIYFDGFKNDEKPGKNEWGYVYDKKGNFLYKPFFYDNGADYFSEGVRRFVKNGKVGFVDRNGTTIINPEHDFASPFNYGYAAFCDGCDWEKTDDEHKAIVGGTWGVMNFKGEIVKPISKSENAIEVDGKYFLNPFKYNEKEKTILQFFEKQNKKLSELYYVNHYNKLSENEKKLFFEIVERPKENFPFYQVNTYDYGRIETGSWFDFKFLVSENGKNVFALDYDEEKIPFEKWLENQKIGAEQFQKENPDNPNKLSK, encoded by the coding sequence ATGAAAAAAATACTTTTAGCCATTTTATTAATGCCAATGCTTTCTTTTTCTCAGGAAAAGGAAGTTTTGAAGTATTTTAAATCAAAAGATTCGCTGGTTGGAGTTAAAAATCAAAACGGGAAAATTATCGTTCCTGCGCAGTTCAGGGTTTTTTCTTATTTGGAAGATGGAGAACTAGTAAAAGGAGAAACGATCTATTTTGATGGTTTTAAAAATGATGAAAAGCCAGGAAAAAATGAATGGGGTTACGTCTACGACAAAAAAGGAAATTTTCTATACAAACCTTTCTTTTATGATAACGGAGCAGATTATTTCTCTGAAGGGGTAAGAAGGTTTGTCAAAAATGGAAAAGTTGGTTTTGTAGACCGAAACGGAACGACTATCATTAATCCTGAACATGATTTTGCATCACCATTTAATTACGGCTATGCAGCTTTTTGCGACGGTTGCGATTGGGAAAAAACCGATGACGAACACAAAGCAATAGTCGGTGGAACTTGGGGAGTAATGAATTTTAAAGGAGAAATCGTAAAACCAATTTCAAAATCTGAAAATGCTATTGAAGTTGACGGAAAATATTTTTTAAATCCATTCAAATACAATGAAAAAGAGAAGACTATTCTTCAGTTTTTCGAAAAACAAAATAAAAAGCTTTCAGAGTTGTATTATGTAAATCATTACAACAAATTATCTGAAAATGAAAAAAAACTATTCTTTGAAATCGTGGAAAGACCGAAAGAAAATTTTCCGTTTTATCAGGTCAATACATACGATTACGGAAGAATAGAAACAGGATCTTGGTTTGATTTCAAATTCTTAGTTTCAGAAAACGGCAAAAATGTTTTTGCACTGGATTATGATGAAGAAAAAATTCCTTTTGAAAAATGGCTTGAAAATCAAAAGATAGGAGCTGAACAATTTCAAAAAGAAAATCCGGATAATCCGAATAAATTAAGTAAATAA
- the purB gene encoding adenylosuccinate lyase — MNSYKNPLEERYSSEEMLFNFSHNNKFQNWRKLWIALAEIEKDLGLDITDEQIAELKANAENIDYEVAAAYEKKFRHDVMAHVHAYGDVAPSAKGIIHLGATSAFVGDNTDLIQIRDGLLILKKKLVNVMKNLSDFAIQYKDLPTLGFTHFQPAQLTTVGKRATLWLQSLVLDIEELDFFLETLRFRGVKGTTGTAASFLELFNGDYSKVKHLDKELSKRFGFEKVFGVSGQTYDRKIDAKVVALLGNIAQSAHKFTNDLRLLQNLKEIEEPFEKNQIGSSAMAYKRNPMRSERIGALAKYVMSLTTSSAMVASTQWFERTLDDSANKRLTIPQAFLAVDAILLIWNNIMNGIVVYPNRINKHIMEELPFMATEYIIMEEVKAGGDRQEIHEVIRVHSMEASKKVKEEGKENDLIERILNDDSLKLDKSKLKEVLDPKNFIGFAPIQTEEFIANEVQPIIDANKDLIGLEADLKV, encoded by the coding sequence ATGAATTCCTACAAAAATCCATTGGAAGAGCGCTACTCCAGTGAAGAAATGTTATTTAACTTTTCTCATAACAACAAATTCCAGAATTGGAGAAAGCTTTGGATCGCCCTTGCTGAAATCGAAAAAGACCTTGGACTTGACATCACAGACGAGCAAATCGCGGAGTTAAAAGCCAATGCAGAAAACATCGATTATGAAGTAGCTGCAGCTTACGAGAAAAAATTCCGTCATGATGTGATGGCCCACGTTCACGCTTATGGTGACGTTGCGCCTTCTGCAAAAGGAATTATCCACTTGGGAGCAACTTCGGCGTTTGTAGGAGATAATACAGATTTAATTCAAATCCGTGACGGACTTTTAATTTTAAAGAAAAAGTTGGTTAACGTGATGAAAAATCTTTCTGATTTTGCTATTCAATACAAAGATTTACCGACTTTAGGATTTACACATTTCCAGCCGGCTCAGTTAACAACTGTTGGAAAAAGAGCAACACTTTGGTTACAAAGTTTGGTTCTTGATATCGAAGAGCTTGATTTCTTCCTAGAAACATTACGTTTCAGAGGAGTAAAAGGAACAACAGGAACTGCAGCAAGTTTTCTTGAGCTTTTTAACGGTGATTATTCTAAAGTAAAACATTTAGATAAAGAATTGTCAAAAAGATTCGGTTTCGAAAAAGTTTTCGGAGTTTCTGGTCAGACTTATGACAGAAAAATCGATGCTAAAGTGGTAGCTTTATTAGGAAATATCGCTCAATCTGCACATAAATTTACAAACGATTTACGTCTTCTTCAGAATTTGAAAGAAATTGAAGAACCATTCGAGAAAAACCAAATAGGTTCATCTGCAATGGCTTACAAGCGTAATCCAATGAGAAGCGAAAGAATCGGAGCTTTAGCAAAATACGTTATGTCTTTAACGACTAGTTCTGCAATGGTGGCTTCAACACAATGGTTTGAAAGAACTTTAGATGATTCTGCAAACAAGAGATTAACAATTCCTCAGGCTTTCTTGGCTGTTGATGCAATCTTATTGATTTGGAACAACATCATGAACGGAATCGTTGTTTATCCAAACAGAATCAACAAACATATTATGGAAGAACTTCCTTTCATGGCGACAGAATATATCATCATGGAAGAAGTAAAAGCTGGTGGAGACCGTCAGGAAATTCATGAAGTGATCAGAGTTCATTCGATGGAAGCGTCTAAGAAAGTGAAAGAAGAAGGTAAAGAAAACGACCTTATCGAAAGAATCTTAAATGACGATTCATTAAAACTAGATAAATCAAAATTAAAAGAAGTTCTTGATCCTAAAAATTTCATTGGTTTTGCACCAATTCAGACGGAAGAATTCATTGCCAATGAAGTTCAGCCGATAATTGACGCAAACAAAGACTTGATAGGATTAGAAGCCGATCTTAAAGTATAA
- a CDS encoding DoxX family protein, translating into MKLLAILFITFVLALLGTKIFQGNWNLLFSGNLGMAVFMLFTGFAHFKFQKGMALMIPEFIPAKMFWVYFTGLIEIAAAIGLMIPSIREITSILLIIFFVLIFIANIDSSRKKVNIFKANYSGPGIAYLYKERIPMQIILIAWTWFFGIYLN; encoded by the coding sequence ATGAAATTACTGGCAATCCTTTTTATTACATTCGTTTTAGCTCTACTTGGAACAAAAATTTTCCAGGGAAATTGGAATCTTCTATTTTCAGGAAATCTCGGAATGGCAGTTTTTATGTTATTCACAGGCTTTGCCCATTTTAAATTCCAGAAAGGAATGGCTTTAATGATTCCTGAGTTTATTCCGGCAAAAATGTTTTGGGTCTATTTTACAGGTTTAATCGAAATTGCCGCAGCAATTGGCTTAATGATTCCTTCAATTCGTGAGATTACTTCAATTTTGTTGATTATCTTTTTTGTGTTGATTTTTATCGCAAATATCGATTCATCAAGAAAAAAAGTCAATATTTTTAAAGCAAATTATTCAGGTCCTGGAATAGCATATTTGTATAAAGAAAGAATTCCAATGCAGATTATTTTAATAGCCTGGACTTGGTTTTTTGGAATTTATCTGAACTGA
- a CDS encoding SRPBCC family protein — MENLSYDIIINAPKQKIWDVLWTPETYSEWTKFFNPKSISLMKSDWKVGGKTYFTNSDGEGMVSTIDSLEKPNQIVFKHLGMVDKDGNEDTQSKEVMEWNGSFEKYFLISLDNGTVKLQAEVQAESEWKDHMNEGFTKGLQIVKDLAESN; from the coding sequence ATGGAAAATTTATCGTACGACATTATTATTAATGCTCCAAAACAAAAAATATGGGACGTTTTATGGACTCCCGAAACGTACAGTGAATGGACAAAATTTTTCAATCCTAAATCAATTTCATTGATGAAATCAGATTGGAAAGTTGGCGGAAAAACCTACTTCACCAATTCAGATGGTGAAGGAATGGTTTCTACGATCGACAGTCTCGAAAAACCCAATCAGATTGTTTTTAAACATTTGGGAATGGTTGATAAAGATGGAAACGAAGATACTCAAAGCAAAGAAGTGATGGAGTGGAACGGTTCTTTCGAAAAATATTTTCTCATTTCGCTTGATAATGGAACAGTAAAACTTCAGGCTGAAGTTCAGGCTGAAAGCGAATGGAAAGATCATATGAATGAAGGTTTTACAAAAGGTTTACAGATTGTGAAAGATCTTGCAGAATCCAATTAA
- a CDS encoding SRPBCC domain-containing protein encodes MEILKFEIKINASPEKVWTVLWEDMHYRQWTSAFTKGSFYVGTWDEGSIIKFFDPNNNGMYSRVLKNDPNKEMVFLHLGEIYDGIETPQDWGDATESYVLEETEEETILKATIKSSPEFKDFFEEKFPAALQNVKNLAENQL; translated from the coding sequence ATGGAAATTTTAAAATTTGAAATAAAAATCAACGCAAGTCCTGAAAAAGTATGGACCGTTCTTTGGGAAGATATGCATTACAGACAATGGACTTCGGCGTTTACAAAAGGTTCTTTTTATGTAGGAACTTGGGACGAAGGTAGCATCATTAAATTTTTTGATCCTAATAACAACGGTATGTACAGCCGTGTTTTAAAAAATGATCCCAATAAAGAGATGGTCTTTTTGCATTTGGGTGAAATTTATGATGGTATAGAAACTCCACAAGATTGGGGTGATGCCACAGAATCTTATGTTTTGGAAGAAACTGAAGAGGAAACAATATTAAAAGCAACCATTAAATCTTCACCAGAATTTAAAGATTTTTTTGAAGAAAAATTTCCTGCAGCACTTCAGAATGTGAAGAATCTGGCGGAAAACCAATTGTAA
- a CDS encoding SDR family oxidoreductase — protein MKTQNKSRSLSKVPKDGLYPKIIRQNYLGSKKLLNKKAIISGGDSGIGQAVAVHFAREGADVAVIYKESVKDAKETKKLVEKEGQKCILLKGDISKKAFRKNSLEKIAKEWKTIDILVNNAGIQFPKSDVEKISDDQINETFNVNIISMISFTRDCLKLMNKGGRIICTTSVTAYRGSDHLIDYSSTKGAIATFIRSLATNLAEQKILVNGVAPGPIWTPLVKETFEDIASFGKDTPLKRAGQPSEVAPAYVFLASEDSSFITGEIIHINGGDFVGG, from the coding sequence ATGAAGACACAGAACAAGTCAAGATCACTTTCCAAAGTACCCAAAGACGGTTTGTATCCTAAGATTATCAGACAAAATTATTTAGGAAGCAAAAAACTACTTAATAAAAAAGCAATTATCTCAGGTGGCGACAGCGGAATAGGACAAGCTGTAGCGGTGCATTTTGCAAGAGAAGGAGCCGATGTTGCTGTCATTTATAAAGAAAGTGTAAAAGATGCTAAAGAAACCAAGAAACTGGTTGAAAAAGAAGGACAGAAATGTATTCTTCTAAAAGGGGATATTTCTAAAAAAGCATTTAGAAAAAATTCTTTAGAAAAGATTGCTAAAGAATGGAAAACCATTGATATTTTGGTTAATAATGCCGGAATTCAGTTTCCAAAAAGCGATGTCGAAAAAATTTCAGATGATCAGATTAACGAAACATTCAATGTCAATATCATTTCTATGATTTCATTTACAAGAGATTGTTTGAAATTAATGAATAAAGGCGGGCGAATAATTTGTACCACTTCGGTAACTGCTTATCGTGGCAGCGATCATCTCATAGATTATTCGTCAACAAAAGGTGCAATTGCAACATTTATTCGTTCTCTGGCGACAAATCTTGCCGAGCAGAAAATTTTGGTTAATGGTGTTGCTCCAGGTCCGATCTGGACTCCGTTAGTAAAAGAAACTTTTGAAGATATTGCTTCTTTCGGAAAAGATACACCTTTAAAAAGAGCTGGTCAACCTTCAGAAGTTGCACCTGCTTATGTTTTTCTGGCTTCGGAAGATTCTAGTTTTATCACGGGTGAAATCATTCACATCAATGGCGGAGATTTTGTCGGTGGATAA
- a CDS encoding VOC family protein, protein MNNNIFPCLWYDGDAKESADFYCKIFNGKITADTPMVLNIELFGQKLMLLNGGPHFEKNASVSLMMMCETEEEVQKYWDQLEDGGIVLMALDSYPWSKKYGWIRDRFGVTWQLYLGEKKSEQRIIPTLMFIHQNNGKALEAMKLYTEVFPNSKIESVLKYGDGVGDENHEVPENVQHAHFEINGYSLFCMDNSYDHKFDFNEGISMVIMTENQEETDHLWNSLTADGGRESMCGWLKDKFGMSWQIVPKRLIELMSDSDQLKAQKVVQAMMKMQKIVIKDLEEAYVS, encoded by the coding sequence ATGAATAACAATATTTTCCCATGTCTTTGGTATGATGGTGATGCAAAAGAATCAGCTGACTTTTACTGTAAAATATTTAACGGAAAAATTACAGCAGATACGCCGATGGTTTTAAATATCGAACTTTTCGGACAAAAATTAATGCTTCTAAATGGCGGTCCACATTTTGAAAAAAATGCTTCCGTTTCGTTGATGATGATGTGCGAAACTGAGGAAGAGGTTCAGAAATATTGGGATCAATTAGAAGACGGAGGGATTGTTTTGATGGCATTAGATTCTTATCCTTGGAGTAAAAAATATGGCTGGATTCGGGATAGATTTGGCGTTACTTGGCAATTATATTTAGGTGAAAAGAAAAGCGAGCAAAGAATTATTCCGACTTTAATGTTTATTCACCAAAATAATGGGAAAGCATTGGAAGCTATGAAATTGTACACAGAAGTTTTCCCTAATTCAAAAATAGAAAGCGTTCTGAAATACGGAGACGGAGTAGGAGATGAAAACCACGAAGTTCCGGAAAATGTACAGCACGCGCATTTCGAAATTAATGGTTATTCTTTATTCTGTATGGATAATTCTTACGATCATAAATTTGATTTTAATGAGGGAATTTCAATGGTTATTATGACAGAAAATCAGGAAGAAACAGATCATCTTTGGAATTCGTTAACTGCAGATGGCGGAAGAGAAAGTATGTGTGGTTGGCTAAAAGATAAATTCGGAATGAGTTGGCAAATTGTACCGAAAAGATTGATCGAACTGATGAGTGACTCTGATCAGCTGAAAGCGCAAAAAGTAGTACAGGCAATGATGAAAATGCAGAAAATTGTAATTAAAGATTTAGAAGAAGCTTATGTTTCTTAG
- a CDS encoding DNA-directed RNA polymerase subunit alpha C-terminal domain-containing protein, which translates to MINLVIMARCLKPIYTENHVVENKFLQGIIAMPARRALEKKQIDSLTKLSDYSENELMKFHGFGKNTISKLKNYMKENNFSFKNN; encoded by the coding sequence ATGATCAATTTAGTAATAATGGCAAGATGTTTAAAGCCCATTTACACTGAGAATCATGTTGTGGAAAACAAATTTTTGCAGGGTATTATAGCGATGCCTGCAAGAAGAGCTCTGGAAAAGAAACAAATAGATTCTCTCACAAAACTGTCAGATTATTCTGAAAATGAATTAATGAAATTTCATGGTTTCGGAAAAAACACGATTTCGAAACTAAAAAATTACATGAAAGAAAATAATTTTTCTTTTAAAAATAATTAA
- a CDS encoding SRPBCC family protein has protein sequence MEKVKIDITILAPVEKVWDYFNSPKHITKWNFAHESWFCPSSENDLKVGGKFNNRMEAKDGSFGFDFIGVYDEVILNERIKYHIEDGREVEVIFEKIDENTTKVTEIFDPEKQNSVEMQREGWYAILNNFHKYVENH, from the coding sequence ATGGAAAAAGTTAAAATTGACATTACGATCTTGGCGCCGGTAGAAAAAGTTTGGGATTATTTTAATTCCCCAAAACATATTACCAAATGGAATTTCGCTCATGAAAGCTGGTTTTGCCCAAGTTCTGAAAACGATCTGAAAGTAGGTGGAAAATTCAATAATAGAATGGAAGCAAAAGACGGAAGTTTCGGCTTTGATTTTATAGGAGTTTATGACGAAGTAATTCTGAATGAAAGAATAAAATATCATATAGAAGACGGGAGAGAAGTAGAAGTGATTTTTGAAAAAATAGACGAGAATACAACCAAAGTGACCGAAATTTTTGATCCTGAAAAACAAAATTCAGTTGAGATGCAGCGGGAAGGTTGGTATGCGATTCTCAACAATTTTCATAAATATGTAGAAAACCATTAA
- a CDS encoding VOC family protein has protein sequence MAKLNPYLNFDGTAEKAFTFYKSVFGGEFVGEIHKMGNAPGTENLSDEEKNRVMHIALPIGGDLLMASDIVPSFGQNLTVGNNNYVSVFPDSREDADRIFKGLSEGGNIEMPLEDQFWGDYFGSFQDQFGVHWMINYNEEYTK, from the coding sequence ATGGCAAAATTAAATCCGTACCTGAATTTTGATGGTACAGCAGAAAAAGCATTTACATTTTACAAATCTGTTTTCGGCGGAGAATTCGTTGGAGAAATCCATAAAATGGGCAATGCTCCCGGAACTGAAAATTTATCAGACGAAGAAAAAAACAGAGTGATGCACATTGCGCTTCCGATTGGTGGAGATCTTTTGATGGCTTCAGACATTGTGCCGTCATTCGGACAAAACTTAACTGTCGGAAACAATAATTATGTTTCTGTTTTTCCTGATTCCAGAGAAGACGCAGACAGAATTTTCAAAGGACTTTCTGAAGGTGGAAATATTGAAATGCCACTTGAAGATCAGTTTTGGGGTGATTACTTCGGGAGTTTTCAGGATCAGTTTGGTGTACATTGGATGATCAATTATAACGAAGAATACACAAAATAG
- a CDS encoding DinB family protein, producing MDTSKSSKLEIIIPAFRGHSQSFLMVLDGISEEDALKRIEGRTNHIVWMVGNFLDMRYAMGSVLGLNEEFEFKDFFFQGKALDANLEYPSLQQLKDSFHKISPLVYQKLLEVSDEDLAKAFPMGMNIEFFPENVLNFVGMCIGREDYLCGQIGLMRRILNYEGMKYDFDENMKY from the coding sequence ATGGACACCTCAAAATCATCAAAATTAGAAATTATAATTCCTGCGTTTCGAGGACACAGTCAGAGTTTTCTGATGGTTCTTGATGGAATTTCAGAAGAAGATGCTTTAAAAAGAATTGAAGGCAGAACAAACCACATCGTTTGGATGGTTGGAAATTTTCTCGATATGCGTTATGCAATGGGAAGTGTACTTGGCTTAAATGAAGAATTTGAATTTAAAGATTTTTTCTTTCAGGGAAAAGCGTTGGATGCAAATTTAGAATACCCGTCTTTACAGCAGTTGAAAGATTCTTTTCATAAAATTTCACCTCTTGTTTATCAGAAATTATTGGAAGTTTCAGACGAAGATTTAGCAAAAGCTTTTCCGATGGGAATGAATATCGAATTTTTCCCTGAAAACGTGCTTAATTTCGTTGGAATGTGCATCGGTCGTGAAGATTATCTCTGTGGACAGATCGGATTGATGCGTAGAATTCTCAACTATGAAGGAATGAAATACGACTTTGATGAGAATATGAAGTATTAA
- a CDS encoding VOC family protein: MKVNQIYVNLPVKDIQKTKEFWTKVGFSINEQFSDDKAVCVVMNDNIYVMFLTEEYFQTFSERPVPKGDTTQVLVAIGLNSREEVDQVVNAAVANGAYQHEEPQDYGWMYQNSFWDINGHGWNVTFADMSQMPQE, encoded by the coding sequence ATGAAAGTCAATCAGATTTACGTGAATCTTCCGGTGAAAGATATTCAGAAAACAAAAGAGTTTTGGACTAAAGTCGGATTCTCCATCAACGAACAGTTTTCAGACGATAAGGCAGTTTGCGTGGTGATGAATGATAATATCTATGTGATGTTTTTAACGGAAGAATATTTTCAGACTTTTTCAGAAAGGCCGGTTCCGAAAGGTGATACTACACAAGTTTTGGTTGCAATCGGTTTAAATAGCCGTGAAGAAGTTGATCAGGTTGTTAATGCTGCCGTAGCGAATGGAGCTTATCAACATGAAGAACCACAAGATTACGGATGGATGTATCAAAATTCTTTTTGGGACATCAACGGACATGGTTGGAATGTCACTTTTGCAGATATGTCGCAAATGCCTCAAGAATAA
- a CDS encoding VOC family protein, whose protein sequence is MEINQIYVNLPVKDVQKTREFWTKLGFSINEQFSDEKAICVIMKQDHIYTMFLKEEFFQTFTDRPVAKGDTTQTLLAIGVKSREEVDEMVKTATENGGSKYSEPRDYGWMYQKTFSDLDGHQWEVLFSDMSQLPADF, encoded by the coding sequence ATGGAAATCAATCAAATTTACGTAAACCTTCCTGTAAAAGATGTTCAGAAAACGAGAGAATTCTGGACAAAACTGGGGTTTTCGATCAACGAACAATTTTCTGATGAAAAAGCAATCTGTGTAATCATGAAACAAGATCATATTTACACCATGTTTTTAAAAGAAGAGTTTTTCCAAACTTTCACAGACAGACCTGTTGCAAAAGGAGATACCACTCAAACGCTTCTTGCAATTGGCGTAAAGAGTCGTGAAGAAGTTGATGAAATGGTGAAAACTGCTACAGAAAATGGAGGTTCCAAATACAGTGAACCAAGAGATTATGGATGGATGTATCAGAAAACTTTTTCAGATTTAGACGGTCATCAATGGGAAGTCCTTTTTTCAGATATGTCCCAGCTTCCTGCGGATTTTTAA
- a CDS encoding Crp/Fnr family transcriptional regulator codes for MTSKAFDVYRDFPFFFQEELDEIIQAHEKVVFQKGEAILQEGKMANEYYILEKGLARSFVNDFNGNDVTTNFFTENEIIIDVSSLFQRIPTQENIICITDCECWKLDFDVFQELFHKIPNLREWGRAWMSQQLFLYKQRSVEMFTLSATKRYLHLLEQKSQVIQFAPLKQIASYLGITDTSLSRIRKEIVSHPKKN; via the coding sequence ATGACCAGCAAAGCCTTCGACGTTTATCGTGATTTTCCTTTTTTCTTTCAAGAAGAACTTGATGAAATTATTCAGGCGCACGAAAAAGTAGTTTTCCAAAAAGGAGAAGCTATTCTTCAGGAAGGCAAAATGGCCAACGAATATTATATTTTAGAAAAAGGCTTGGCGCGTTCTTTTGTTAATGATTTTAACGGAAATGATGTGACAACAAACTTTTTTACAGAAAACGAAATTATCATCGATGTTTCTTCTCTGTTTCAAAGAATTCCTACTCAGGAAAATATTATCTGCATTACAGATTGCGAATGTTGGAAACTTGATTTTGATGTTTTTCAGGAGTTGTTTCATAAAATTCCGAACCTCAGAGAATGGGGAAGAGCCTGGATGTCTCAACAGCTTTTTTTATATAAACAGCGTTCGGTAGAGATGTTTACGCTTTCTGCAACCAAACGTTACCTTCATCTTTTAGAGCAAAAATCTCAGGTGATACAATTTGCACCTTTAAAACAAATTGCTTCTTATCTGGGAATTACAGACACTTCATTAAGCAGGATCCGCAAAGAAATAGTATCTCATCCGAAGAAAAATTAA
- a CDS encoding DUF763 domain-containing protein, translated as MKRSGTATLPLHYGKVPPWLYERMAVLGLSIVEVMLADYGKNEVLRRLADPFWFQSFGAVMGMDWHSSGITTSVMGALKRSINPNSKELGIYICGGKGRFSKETPNELLVIADKTGLNGDDLVRASKLSAKVDNTAIQDGYQLYLHNFILSDEGNWAVVQQGMNDADGTARRYHWHSENMKSFVDEPHKGIQGINRGNILNLTANEAQENRKGILEISHTNSEKIMQDFANLILPAHHDVRASDVDLKKLGTLLYMTRENQPENFEELLLMKGVGPRTLQSLALVSEVIHGAPSRFRDPARFSFAHGGKDGHPFPVPINVYDETINILQKGIEKSKLGNSDKLQSINKLHTIISEAEKNFTPDFDINEVIEEERQNSWRFGGKTVFGDAEKPSKPKPIQLSLF; from the coding sequence CAGTACTTGGGCTTTCTATTGTTGAAGTAATGCTCGCAGATTACGGAAAAAATGAAGTCCTTCGAAGATTGGCGGATCCTTTTTGGTTTCAAAGTTTCGGTGCAGTTATGGGAATGGATTGGCATTCTTCAGGAATCACAACTTCGGTAATGGGAGCTTTAAAACGCAGTATTAATCCAAATTCCAAAGAACTCGGAATTTATATTTGTGGCGGAAAAGGTAGGTTTTCTAAAGAAACACCAAATGAACTTCTCGTCATTGCCGATAAAACCGGATTGAATGGAGACGATTTGGTTCGTGCCAGTAAACTTTCTGCAAAAGTTGATAACACCGCAATTCAGGATGGTTATCAGTTGTATCTTCATAATTTTATTCTTTCTGATGAAGGAAATTGGGCAGTTGTACAACAGGGAATGAACGATGCAGATGGAACCGCAAGACGTTATCATTGGCATTCTGAAAATATGAAATCTTTTGTAGATGAACCTCACAAAGGAATTCAGGGAATTAACCGTGGAAATATTCTGAATCTTACAGCAAATGAAGCGCAGGAAAACCGCAAAGGAATTTTAGAAATTTCTCATACGAATTCTGAAAAGATCATGCAGGATTTTGCCAATTTAATTTTGCCGGCTCATCATGATGTTCGCGCTTCAGATGTTGATCTGAAAAAACTCGGAACACTTTTGTACATGACCAGAGAAAACCAGCCTGAAAATTTTGAAGAATTACTTTTAATGAAAGGAGTGGGACCTCGAACTTTACAAAGTCTGGCATTGGTAAGTGAAGTCATTCATGGTGCACCTTCAAGATTTAGAGATCCTGCGAGATTTTCTTTTGCACACGGCGGCAAAGACGGTCATCCTTTTCCTGTTCCCATCAATGTTTATGATGAAACCATCAATATTCTCCAAAAAGGAATTGAAAAATCTAAATTGGGAAATTCTGATAAACTACAATCTATTAACAAACTACACACAATTATTTCAGAAGCTGAGAAAAATTTCACTCCGGATTTTGATATTAATGAGGTCATTGAAGAAGAACGCCAAAACTCATGGAGATTTGGTGGGAAAACAGTATTCGGCGATGCAGAAAAACCATCAAAACCTAAACCGATTCAGCTTTCTTTGTTTTAA